One stretch of Salvelinus sp. IW2-2015 unplaced genomic scaffold, ASM291031v2 Un_scaffold16326, whole genome shotgun sequence DNA includes these proteins:
- the e2f2 gene encoding transcription factor E2F2 isoform X1, whose protein sequence is MMRLPKGVSPASGRGAVGGLSCSQNKVLSGVKTEFFXTGLCSSPMNSVRAGYFTQICNTTAAEQRVNCLYGTPHGPEAKPIRPSGRLPAKRKLDLEDPLYLPEFRTPKGKGSVATARIPSPKTPKSPGERTRYDTSLGLLTKKFVGLLSESPDGVLDLNWATEVLEVQKRRIYDITNVLEGVQLIRKKSKNNIQWMVGGVFEGSASSGEKSCALRKELGELERAEKALEDLITSSSTQLKELTEHGDNQGQLGYVTYQDIRSITSLQDQTVIAVKAPSETKLEVPESSGGSQQIYLKSKNGPIEVYLCPEEGLEDASPVKNTTTPRKDSPHHPLGHTATPSVAMAPPQYTTIKQEPQYTDVKQEPMEAELSRPASVSLPNTSTTNTTTLLDVEGLLGLPPSLLQMTEDQLPGPGFTPDPNAPFVSFSPHLDHDDYLWGLEDGEGVSDFFDTYDLGDLLQS, encoded by the exons ATGATGCGGCTGCCCAAAGGCGTTTCTCCTGCGTCTGGCCGAGGTGCTGTWGGAGGGCTGTCGTGTTCACAGAATAAAGTTTTGTCTGGAGTGAAGACAGAATTCTTCARCACCGGGTTATGCAGTTCACCGATGAACTCTGTACGGGCTGGATACTTCACCCAAATCTGCAACACGACAGCGGCCGAACAAAGGGTGAACTGCCTCTATGGAACTCCCCATGGACCTGAAGCTAAACCCATCAGACCCTCCGGCAGACTCCCG GCCAAGAGGAAGCTGGACCTGGAGGACCCCCTCTACCTCCCAGAATTCAGGACTCCCAAAGGAAAGGGGAGTGTGGCCACAGCCAGAATCCCTAGTCCCAAAA CGCCCAAGTCCCCCGGCGAGCGGACGCGCTACGACACCTCCCTGGGTCTGCTGACCAAGAAGTTTGTCGGCCTGCTGAGCGAGTCACCTGACGGCGTGCTGGACCTCAACTGGGCCACCGAGGTCCTCGAGGTGCAGAAGAGACGCATCTATGACATCACCAACGTGCTGGAGGGCGTGCAGCTGATCCGCAAGAAGTCCAAGAACAACATCCAGTGGAT GGTGGGTGGCGTGTTCGAGGGCTCGGCCAGCAGCGGGGAGAAGTCGTGCGCCCTGAGGAAGGAGCTGGGAGAGCTGGAGAGGGCCGAGAAGGCCCTGGAAGACCTGATCACGTCCAGCAGCACCCAGCTCAAGGAGTTGACCGAACACGGGGACAACCAGGGACAACTAGGTTACGTCACCTACCAGGACATCAGGTCTATAACCAGCCTGCAGGACCAGACGGTCATCGCCGTCAAGGCCCCATCAGAAACCAAGCTGGAGGTGCCTGAGTCCTCGGGG GGATCCCAACAGATCTACCTGAAGAGTAAGAACGGCCCCATCGAGGTGTACCTCTGTCCCGAGGAGGGCCTGGAGGATGCCAGCCCCGTCAAGAACACCACCACCCCCAGGAAAGACTCCCCTCATCACCCGCTGGGTCACACTGCCACCCCCTCCGTCGCCATGGCACCACCACAGTACACCACTATCAAACAGGAGCCCCAATACACCGACGTCAAGCAGGAGCCCATGGAAG CTGAACTCTCCAGACCTGCGTCAGTATCCCTCcccaacacctccaccaccaacaccaccaccctcCTGGACGTAGAGGGCCTCCTGGGCCTGCCCCCCAGCTTGCTCCAGATGACAGAGGACCAGCTCCCGGGCCCCGGGTTCACCCCCGACCCCAACGCCCCCTTCGTCAGCTTCTCTCCGCACCTCGACCACGACGACTACCTCTGGGGGCTGGAGGATGGCGAGGGCGTGTCCGACTTCTTCGACACCTACGACCTGGGGGACCTGCTCCAgagctga
- the e2f2 gene encoding transcription factor E2F2 isoform X2 yields the protein MGHGDKEWIVKEGLGCIEIHLCHLADTLVNAKRKLDLEDPLYLPEFRTPKGKGSVATARIPSPKTPKSPGERTRYDTSLGLLTKKFVGLLSESPDGVLDLNWATEVLEVQKRRIYDITNVLEGVQLIRKKSKNNIQWMVGGVFEGSASSGEKSCALRKELGELERAEKALEDLITSSSTQLKELTEHGDNQGQLGYVTYQDIRSITSLQDQTVIAVKAPSETKLEVPESSGGSQQIYLKSKNGPIEVYLCPEEGLEDASPVKNTTTPRKDSPHHPLGHTATPSVAMAPPQYTTIKQEPQYTDVKQEPMEAELSRPASVSLPNTSTTNTTTLLDVEGLLGLPPSLLQMTEDQLPGPGFTPDPNAPFVSFSPHLDHDDYLWGLEDGEGVSDFFDTYDLGDLLQS from the exons ATGGGTCATGGAGATAAAGAATGGATTGTGAAGGAGGGACTCGGgtgtattgaaatacatttatgtcATTTGGCAGACACTCTTGTCAat GCCAAGAGGAAGCTGGACCTGGAGGACCCCCTCTACCTCCCAGAATTCAGGACTCCCAAAGGAAAGGGGAGTGTGGCCACAGCCAGAATCCCTAGTCCCAAAA CGCCCAAGTCCCCCGGCGAGCGGACGCGCTACGACACCTCCCTGGGTCTGCTGACCAAGAAGTTTGTCGGCCTGCTGAGCGAGTCACCTGACGGCGTGCTGGACCTCAACTGGGCCACCGAGGTCCTCGAGGTGCAGAAGAGACGCATCTATGACATCACCAACGTGCTGGAGGGCGTGCAGCTGATCCGCAAGAAGTCCAAGAACAACATCCAGTGGAT GGTGGGTGGCGTGTTCGAGGGCTCGGCCAGCAGCGGGGAGAAGTCGTGCGCCCTGAGGAAGGAGCTGGGAGAGCTGGAGAGGGCCGAGAAGGCCCTGGAAGACCTGATCACGTCCAGCAGCACCCAGCTCAAGGAGTTGACCGAACACGGGGACAACCAGGGACAACTAGGTTACGTCACCTACCAGGACATCAGGTCTATAACCAGCCTGCAGGACCAGACGGTCATCGCCGTCAAGGCCCCATCAGAAACCAAGCTGGAGGTGCCTGAGTCCTCGGGG GGATCCCAACAGATCTACCTGAAGAGTAAGAACGGCCCCATCGAGGTGTACCTCTGTCCCGAGGAGGGCCTGGAGGATGCCAGCCCCGTCAAGAACACCACCACCCCCAGGAAAGACTCCCCTCATCACCCGCTGGGTCACACTGCCACCCCCTCCGTCGCCATGGCACCACCACAGTACACCACTATCAAACAGGAGCCCCAATACACCGACGTCAAGCAGGAGCCCATGGAAG CTGAACTCTCCAGACCTGCGTCAGTATCCCTCcccaacacctccaccaccaacaccaccaccctcCTGGACGTAGAGGGCCTCCTGGGCCTGCCCCCCAGCTTGCTCCAGATGACAGAGGACCAGCTCCCGGGCCCCGGGTTCACCCCCGACCCCAACGCCCCCTTCGTCAGCTTCTCTCCGCACCTCGACCACGACGACTACCTCTGGGGGCTGGAGGATGGCGAGGGCGTGTCCGACTTCTTCGACACCTACGACCTGGGGGACCTGCTCCAgagctga